One genomic region from Sphingobacterium multivorum encodes:
- a CDS encoding efflux RND transporter permease subunit yields the protein MKKVVQNIVSFSLKHSLVVLFFTLALLFGGIYAYLHTPIEAFPDVTNTRVRIITQWPGRSAEEIEKFVTLPVTKEMNTIPKKTDVRSISLFGLSVVTIQFEDGVADFYAQQYAGNKMRSIDLPDGAESSIEPPSGATGEIFRYVLKSNLPIKEVSAIQDWVIERELVGVPGVADVVSFGGEEKIYEIKINPTELANYNLSPLDVYEAVSRSNINVGGDVIQKGNQAYVVRGVGLLDKIDDIGNILIKVVGNTPILVKHVAEIELGAKPRLGQVGLNQEDDLVQGIVIMLRGENPSAVVTRLKAKIEELNQRILPANVKIEPVIDRTKLVNNTVHTVSKNLIEGVILVSIIVFIFLNNWKTTFIVASVIPLAFLFAIILLKIQGLPANLISMGALDFGLLLEGTLVIVETVFVSLEKEAHRLGTERFNKISKLGIIKKSAGSVAGYIFFALLILIVALTPIFSFQKVEGKMFSPLAFTLGYALLGSLILSLTYVPAMCKYLLKKNIKEDENKITKVSRNAIFKGFKKAFDHPKWTLSIFMVVLFVCIFRFSHYGSEFLPKLNEGAIYVRATLPNSVNLEESVKLTKTMKTKLMNQFDEIDFIMTQTGRPNDGTDPTGFFNIEFNIELKPEGEWKRKLSKEKLIGQMRDSLQTFPGINFGFSQPIQDNVEEYVAGVKSPLVIKIFGENLQDLENKANKFAESLKKVNGITDVNVFKNIGLPELRIQLHDSKMAKYGVSTKDVQSVIEMTIGGQSVTHFYENERIFDVRLRFQKSYRDNPEKIGNIIIPTMNDQKVPLREIATIDYHTGPAFIYREGNSRYIGVGFNIEGRDLGSTIADAKKQIEKDVKLPKSYKVVWAGEFESKERATKQLMNVVPISLILILLLLYANFGNVKDTLISSLTLAFAFIGGFISLWITGTTFGISAGIGFIILFGVATIDGIVLIGIMKENLLNKMSLKPAIYEAVKSRIRPILMIALMGAMGLLPAALSNGMGSEIQKPLAIMIVGGLIICMILSFSVLPIVFYFSYKEQSRD from the coding sequence ATGAAGAAAGTTGTACAAAATATTGTTTCATTTTCATTGAAACACTCCTTGGTCGTCCTGTTTTTTACGTTGGCATTATTGTTCGGCGGGATATACGCCTACCTGCATACACCGATTGAAGCTTTCCCCGACGTCACCAATACACGGGTCAGGATTATCACACAATGGCCGGGACGTAGTGCTGAAGAAATAGAGAAGTTCGTCACGTTACCGGTAACCAAAGAGATGAATACTATCCCAAAGAAAACGGATGTTCGTTCGATCTCCTTGTTTGGCTTATCCGTTGTAACAATCCAATTTGAGGATGGAGTAGCGGACTTTTATGCCCAGCAGTATGCGGGTAATAAAATGCGTTCCATCGATTTGCCGGATGGCGCGGAAAGCTCCATCGAACCACCTTCGGGTGCTACAGGAGAAATTTTTCGCTATGTACTAAAGAGCAATCTTCCGATTAAAGAAGTTTCTGCCATTCAAGATTGGGTGATCGAAAGAGAACTTGTGGGGGTACCGGGTGTGGCGGACGTCGTTAGCTTTGGAGGGGAGGAAAAGATCTATGAAATAAAGATCAATCCTACGGAGCTGGCCAATTATAATTTGTCGCCACTGGATGTGTATGAAGCCGTATCGCGTTCGAATATAAACGTCGGTGGGGATGTGATCCAGAAAGGAAATCAAGCCTATGTCGTTCGAGGGGTAGGTTTATTGGATAAGATCGACGATATCGGTAATATTTTGATCAAGGTGGTCGGCAATACACCGATTTTAGTCAAACATGTAGCCGAAATAGAACTGGGCGCAAAGCCACGACTTGGCCAAGTGGGGCTCAATCAGGAAGATGATCTTGTACAGGGAATAGTTATTATGCTGCGGGGAGAAAATCCTTCGGCTGTCGTCACAAGGCTAAAGGCAAAAATTGAAGAGCTAAACCAACGTATTTTACCTGCAAATGTCAAGATTGAACCCGTTATAGATCGCACAAAACTGGTGAATAATACTGTGCATACGGTTTCCAAAAACCTGATAGAAGGGGTTATACTGGTTTCGATTATTGTCTTTATCTTTTTGAACAACTGGAAGACAACCTTTATTGTTGCCTCGGTCATTCCACTGGCTTTCCTCTTTGCGATTATATTATTGAAAATACAAGGTTTGCCGGCCAATCTGATTTCCATGGGTGCGTTGGACTTTGGACTTTTGCTCGAAGGAACATTGGTCATTGTGGAGACTGTTTTTGTCTCTTTGGAAAAAGAGGCCCATCGGCTTGGGACGGAACGCTTTAATAAAATCTCCAAGCTAGGGATCATAAAAAAAAGTGCAGGTTCTGTTGCAGGCTATATCTTTTTTGCACTATTGATTTTAATTGTCGCACTGACTCCTATTTTCTCTTTTCAAAAGGTGGAAGGAAAGATGTTTTCGCCACTAGCCTTTACGCTCGGTTACGCCTTGTTGGGTTCCTTGATCCTGAGTTTAACCTATGTGCCCGCGATGTGTAAATACTTATTAAAAAAGAACATCAAAGAAGATGAAAATAAGATCACTAAAGTCAGCCGTAATGCCATTTTTAAAGGTTTTAAAAAGGCTTTTGACCATCCAAAATGGACATTGTCTATTTTTATGGTTGTCTTGTTCGTCTGTATTTTCCGGTTTAGCCATTATGGTTCCGAGTTTCTTCCAAAACTGAATGAGGGTGCAATCTATGTTCGCGCAACCTTACCCAATAGTGTCAATCTGGAAGAATCGGTAAAGCTGACGAAAACAATGAAAACAAAATTGATGAATCAGTTTGACGAGATCGACTTTATAATGACACAGACAGGCCGTCCCAATGATGGCACGGATCCAACAGGATTTTTTAATATCGAATTTAATATTGAATTGAAGCCCGAGGGGGAATGGAAACGTAAACTATCCAAAGAGAAATTAATTGGTCAGATGCGGGATAGCCTGCAGACTTTTCCTGGAATCAACTTCGGTTTTAGTCAGCCGATTCAAGATAATGTAGAGGAGTATGTGGCCGGGGTAAAAAGCCCGCTAGTGATCAAAATTTTTGGTGAAAACTTACAAGATTTAGAGAATAAGGCCAATAAATTTGCAGAGTCACTAAAAAAGGTCAATGGCATTACGGATGTCAATGTTTTTAAAAATATAGGTCTGCCTGAACTCCGTATTCAATTGCATGATTCAAAGATGGCTAAATATGGCGTTTCAACCAAAGATGTGCAGTCCGTGATCGAAATGACTATCGGGGGGCAATCGGTGACACATTTCTACGAAAATGAGCGGATCTTTGATGTTCGTCTGCGCTTCCAAAAATCATACCGCGACAACCCCGAGAAGATCGGAAATATCATTATTCCTACGATGAATGATCAGAAAGTACCCCTAAGGGAGATCGCAACAATAGATTATCATACGGGGCCGGCATTTATTTACAGAGAAGGGAATTCCCGCTATATTGGTGTTGGCTTCAATATTGAAGGTCGAGATTTGGGAAGCACAATTGCCGATGCGAAAAAACAGATAGAAAAAGATGTTAAACTACCCAAATCTTATAAGGTTGTGTGGGCCGGAGAATTTGAAAGTAAAGAACGGGCAACAAAACAACTGATGAATGTTGTGCCAATTTCGTTGATTTTGATCTTACTCTTGCTGTATGCCAATTTTGGCAATGTCAAAGATACGCTGATTTCTTCGCTGACCTTAGCCTTTGCATTTATTGGTGGATTTATTTCCTTGTGGATTACCGGAACGACATTTGGAATTTCGGCGGGTATCGGATTTATTATTCTCTTTGGCGTAGCCACGATTGATGGTATTGTTTTAATCGGTATTATGAAAGAAAATCTGTTGAATAAAATGAGCTTGAAACCAGCTATTTATGAAGCTGTCAAAAGCCGCATAAGACCCATCTTAATGATTGCATTAATGGGGGCGATGGGCTTATTACCAGCTGCACTTTCAAACGGAATGGGGTCTGAAATCCAAAAACCGTTGGCGATTATGATTGTTGGTGGATTGATTATTTGTATGATTCTGTCGTTTTCAGTATTACCTATTGTTTTTTACTTTTCTTATAAAGAGCAAAGTCGCGATTAG
- a CDS encoding dihydrodipicolinate synthase family protein, with the protein MAQFKWEGIYPAMLSPFDENGNLDFDMFGKNIEAQLDGGVHGLIIAGSLGEASVLSTEEKYDLLTYALKLVGGRVPVLLNIAENTTAAAIKVAQTSEELGADGLMLLPPMRYRADDREAVAYFRAVAQSTKLPILIYNNPVDYSTYVSLDMFEELLLEPNIQAVKESTRDLTNITRLKNRFGDRLKIMAGVDTLGLESLMLGADGLVAGLVDAFPRETVAMYDLVKAGEYKKAVEIYRWFMPLLELDIHPKLVQYIKLAATAEGISTPYTRAPRLPLIGEEEQRVKKIIADSIATRPQL; encoded by the coding sequence ATGGCACAATTTAAATGGGAAGGAATTTATCCTGCAATGTTATCACCATTTGATGAAAATGGAAATTTGGATTTTGATATGTTTGGTAAAAACATTGAAGCACAATTGGATGGAGGTGTTCACGGTTTGATTATCGCTGGATCATTGGGGGAAGCAAGTGTTTTGAGTACGGAAGAAAAGTATGATTTATTGACCTATGCGTTGAAACTTGTTGGTGGTCGTGTACCCGTATTGCTAAATATTGCAGAAAATACAACGGCTGCTGCGATCAAAGTGGCGCAGACCAGTGAGGAATTGGGGGCAGATGGTTTGATGTTATTGCCACCAATGCGCTATAGAGCCGATGATAGAGAAGCTGTCGCTTATTTTCGTGCTGTTGCACAAAGTACTAAATTGCCAATTTTAATCTATAATAATCCTGTTGACTATAGTACTTATGTATCGCTGGATATGTTTGAAGAACTCTTATTGGAGCCAAATATTCAGGCAGTGAAGGAATCGACACGAGATTTAACCAATATCACGCGTTTGAAAAATCGTTTTGGTGATCGATTAAAGATTATGGCCGGTGTAGATACCTTGGGGCTCGAGTCCTTGATGTTAGGGGCTGATGGGTTAGTCGCTGGATTGGTGGACGCATTCCCAAGAGAAACAGTGGCTATGTATGATCTTGTGAAAGCTGGTGAATATAAAAAAGCGGTAGAAATATACCGTTGGTTTATGCCTTTGTTGGAATTGGATATTCATCCTAAATTGGTCCAATACATTAAATTGGCCGCTACAGCTGAAGGAATTTCAACACCTTATACACGCGCGCCAAGATTACCGTTGATCGGTGAGGAAGAACAACGTGTGAAAAAAATTATTGCAGATTCAATCGCAACGAGACCACAATTATAG